The nucleotide sequence ATGCCCAGCAGCGCGGCGTCCCGACGGCGCTCCCGCAGCTCGGCGATGTCGGCGCCGGCCGCGAAGGTGCCGCCCTCGCCGATGATCAGCACGATCCGCGGGGCCGCCTCCACCTCGGCGCAGGCCGCGTGCAGGGCGGAAACCAGTTCGCGGTCGACGGCGTTGCGCCGCTCCGGCCGGTTCAGGCGCCAGACCACCCGGTCCGCGCTCTCCTGCACGATCAGCGGCGCCCTCATGACCGTTCCACCAGCAGCGCGCTGCCCTGTCCGACCCCGACGCACATCGTGGCCAGCCCCCGGCGGGCGCCGATGCGGCCCATCCGGCCCAGCAGCGTGACCAGGATCCGGGCGCCACTCGCACCGAGCGGGTGACCGAGCGCGATCGCCCCGCCGCTGCTGTTCACCGTGTCCGGGTCCAGCCCGAGATCCCCGATGCAGGCCAGACTCTGCGCCGCGAATGCCTCGTTCAGCTCCACCGCGTCCAGGTCGTCCACGCCCCAGCCCACCCGCTCCAGCGCCTTGTGGGTGGCCGGGACCGGGCCGATGCCCATGATCCGCGGCGGCACCCCGGCGCTGGCCGAGGCGACCAGGCGGGCCAGCGGGATCAGCCCGTGCCGTCGCAGTACCTGCTCGCTCACCACCACCACGGCCGCCGCACCGTCGTTCAGCGAACTCGAGTTGCCCGCCGTGATCACCCCGTCCGGGCCGGTGACCGGCCGCAGCCGGGCCAGCCGCTGCGCGCTCGTGTCGGCGCGCGGCCCCTCGTCCACCTCCACCACACCGTCATCCACCGGCACCCCGACGATCTCCCCGGCGAACAGCCCGTCCTTGATCGCCGCCAGAGCCCGTTCGTGCGACCGCAACGCGAAGGCGTCCAGTTCGTCCCGGTCCAGATGCCATTCCCGGGCCACGTTCTCGGCGGTCTGCGGCATGCCCACCGTGGTCGCGGCGTCGAATCGGGGGTTGGTGAAACGCCATCCGATCGACGTATCGAACACCCGGCCCGGTCTGCCGAACGCCCTGGCCGGTTTCTCCATCACCCACGGTGCGCGGGTCATCGACTCCACGCCACCGGCCACCACCACCTCGGCGTCCCCGGCGGCGATCATGGCCCGCGCCGTGGACACCGCGGTGAGACCACTGGCGCACAGCCGGTTCACGGTGAAGCCCGGCACCGACTCCGGAAGGCCGGCCAGCAGCGCGCAGATCCGGGCCACGTTGCGGTTGTCCTCACCGGCCTGGTTGGCCGCGCCGAGAATCACCTCGTCCACGGTGGCCGGATCCACTCCGGAGCGGGCCACGGCCTCCCGCACCACCAGCGCGGCCAGGTCGTCGGGCCGCACCCCGGACAGCGCACCGGCGTGCCGGCCGATCGGGGTGCGCACACCCGCGACGACGAAGGCTTCGGTCATCGGAACCACCCTTGCTGGAATCAGGCGTCGTAGTCGACGGTCACGGACCCGGACAGCGGATAGGTCTGGCAGGTGAGCACGAAACCGGCTGCCACCTCAGCGGGTTCCAGGGCGTAGTTGCGGCGCATGTCCACCTCGCCACCGCGGACCCTGGCCCGGCAGGTGCCGCACACGCCACCCCGGCAGGCGAACGGCATTCCGGCGCGGCCGGTCTGGGCGCCGTCCAGGATCGTGGTCTCCCGCGAAACGGTGGCGGTGGTGGCGAGACCGTCCAGCACGGTGGTGAGTTCGGTGGTGGGTTCTGTGGTGGCGTCCAGCACGCCCGCTGCACCGGACCGCCGGAGCGGTGGCGGTGGCGGGGCGTCCACGTGGAACAGTTCCGCGTGGATCCTGCCGTCGGGCACCCCGAGTTCGGCGAGCACCGCCCGGGCGTCTTCGACGAGCCGGAGCGGCCCGCACAGCCAGACCTGGTCGAAGGTCTCGACCGGCACCAGCGCGGTCAGCAGCCGGCGCACCCGGCCGGCGTCCAGGCGGCCGGAGAACAGCTCCACCTCGCGGGGCTCGCGGGAGAGCACGTGCACCAGCTGGAATCTCGGCCCGTAACGGTTCTTCAGGTCGCCCAGCTCCTCGGCGAACATCACCGAATGGCTGCTGCGGTTGCCGTAGAGCACCGACACCTGAGACTTCTCGTTCTCCAGCACGGTGGAGGCGACCGAGAGAACCGGCGTGATGCCGGATCCGGCGGCGATGCACAGGTGCCGCTCGCCGCCCCGCGGATCGGCACGCCACGCACCGGCGGGCGCCGACACCTCGATCTCGTCGCCGGGCCGCACCTGCCGCACCAGCCAGGTGGAGAACAGCCCGTCCGGGATCTCACGCACACCGATCCGCGGCGGCCGGCCCACCGGGGCGCAGATCGAGTACGAGCGGCGGTGTTCCACCCCGTCGACCACACGCCGCAGGGTGAGCGACTGACCGGCCCGGAAGGCGTACACCCGGCGCAGACCCGGCGGCACGTCGAAGGTGATGGCGGTGGCGTCGTCGCACAGCCGGTCGACGGCGCGCACCCGCAGCCGGTGAAATCCCGCACGGGTGCTCTCCGGAACCAGGAGCGTCATCAGATCTCTTTCACGTGCTCAAAGGGTTCGAGGCAGTCGTCGCAGCGGTAGAGTGCGGTGCAGGCGGTGGCGCCGAACTCCGCGGTGAGCGCGGTGTTCCGCGATCCGCACCGGGGGCAGGTGAGGTGGCGGCGGGTGGGACCCAGGGTCAGAACCGGAGCCCGACGCACCGCCCCGGGTGCCGACAGCCCGTGCGCGGCCAGCGCCCGGCGGCCCCGCGCACTGATCCAGTCGCTCGACCACGGCGGATCCAGCACCACGCGCACCTCGACCCGGGCGAAACCGGCGTCGTTCAGCCGGTGCACGAGGTCGTCACGCATGGTGGCCATCGCCGGGCAACCGAGATAGGTCGGGGTGATCCGGGCCACGACCGTCTCGGGTTCACCCGCTCGCTCGGCTTCCAGGGAGCCTTCCAGATCTACGGACCGCAGCACGCCGAGGTCTTCCAGCGTGAGCATGGGCATCTCCGGATCGGTGACGCCGGCGGCCACCTCGCGCGCCAGGGCCAGCCGAACCGCACGCGAGACCACGCCTCCGTCCAAGCCCCCGTCCCGGGCCCAGCCCGGGTTCACCATCGCCCCTTCGGATGGGCCCGGGCCACCACCTGCATCTCGGCCAGCAGCCGGCCGAGATCCTCGGTGTGCATCCCGTCCCGGCCACCGGGCCCCCGAATCCCCTTTCCCACAGGGTGTTCCACCCCGGCTGCCACGAACACCTGGTTCAGCACGGCGTCCGCCGCCTCCGCGCAGGACGACCGGTCCACCGCCACACCCGGCAGCGCCACCTCGACCGGGTGCGAGGCGACCAGCTCGGGCTGGTGCAGCCACAGCTCACCGAGCGCGGCCAGCAGCCGGCGACGTGAGGTGTCCGTGCCGCGGGCCAGCACCACGAACCACCGGCCGGCCCAGTCACGGTGGTACGAAATCTCTTTCACCCCGCGGGCGGCCACCGCCGCCAGCACCTGGTCGCGGCTGCCGCGCAATCGGTCGAGCAGTTCCAGCCGGGCCACCGAGAACAGCAGCAATCGCACCACCACGTGGGCGAAGTCGCCGTTCGCCACCTCGGCCAGCCGCACGTTGCGGAACTCGTGGGCCTCGCGGAAGAACGCCAGAGCGTCTTCCGGCGGCACCGGCGAACCGGCCGGCAGCCGCGGCACCAGCTCCGGCGCGGCCGCCGCCGCCCGGGCCAGCAGCAGCCGGGCCTGGCCGAGCAGGTCCAGCGCCAGGTTGGCCAGGGCCACGTCGTCCTCCATCTCGGGTGCCCGGCTGCACCACTCGGCCAGACGCTGCGACAGGATCAGCGCGTCGTCCGCGAGTCCCAGGCAGTAGAGCGCCAGTTCGCCGGCGTCCACGCCGTCCGGCACCGTCGTGTCCACCCCGGCCAGCGGGTCCTCGAAGTCGGTGCCGAAGGCCCACTGCGACGAGTCCGCGCCCAGACCCTGCACGTCGTCCATACCCGGGCTCCTCACAGGTGCGGGACGCCGTCCGGGACGGCGTAGAAGGTCGGGTGCCGATACACCTTGTCGCCGCTCGGGGCGAACAGGCTGTCCTTCTCGTCCGGGCTGGACGCGGTGATCGCGTCGGCGCGCACCACCCACAGGCTCACGCCCTCGTTGCGGCGGGTGTACACGTCGCGGGCGTTGCGCAGGGCCATCGTGTCGTCGGCGGCGTGCAGTGATCCCACATGCACGTGGTTCAGACCGCGCTTGCCGCGCACGAACACCTCGTACAGCGGCCACTCCCGGCGGTCAGTCATGCTCCGGCCCCTCGTGCGCGGCGAAGGCCGACGCGGCCTCCCGCACCCACGCGCCCTCCTGATGAGCCCGGCGTCGATGAGCGAGACGCTGGGCATTGCAGGGGCCTTCGCCGCGGATCACCGCGGAGAGCTCGTCCCAGTCCGGCTCCCCGAAGTCGTGGTGACCGCGTCCCTCGTTCCACCGCAGTTCCGGGTCGGGCAGCGTCACCCCGAGAACGGCGGCCTGCGGCACGGTCATGTCGACGAACCTCTGCCGCAGCTCGTCGTTCGAGGTACGTTTGATGCCCCAGGCCATCGACCGCTCGCTGTTCGGCGAGGAGACGTCGGGCGGGCCGAACATCATCAGACTCGGCCACCAGAACCGGTTCACCGACTCCTGCACCATCTCCCGCTGCTCCGGGGTGCCCGCCATCATCGTGGTCAGCAGCTCGTAGCCCTGCCGCTGGTGGAACGACTCCTCCTTGCAGATGCGGATCATCGCCCGGCCGTAGGGCCCGTAGGAGGTGCGGCACAGCGGCACCTGGTTGCAGATGGCCGCACCGTCGACCAGCCAGCCGATCGTGCCCACGTCGGCGTAGCTGAGCGTGGGGTAGTTGAAGACGGACGAGTACTTCTGCCGGCCGGTGAGCAGGTGGCGCACCAGCTCGTCGCGGGACACCCCGAGGGTCTCGGCCGCGGAGTACAGATACAGCCCGTGCCCGGCCTCGTCCTGCACCTTGGCCAGCAGAATCGCCTTGCGGCGCAGTGAGGGGGCCCGGCCGATCCAGTTGCCCTCCGGCTGCATGCCGATGATCTCGGAGTGCGCGTGCTGGGCGATCTGGCGCACCAGCGTGCTGCGGTAGGCCTCGGGCATCCAGTCGCGCGGTTCGATCCGGTCGTGCCGCGCGATCACCGCGTCGAAGTGATCCCGCAGACCGTCCTGCGCCGACGTCGTCGTCATCCTCGCCTCCGCCCGCGATCATTTACTTACCGATCGGTCTGTATTAACGTGACACGAGTCGGGCCGGAGCGCAATCCCTGGGATGTCGAGAGGAACCGACGTGACCACACTGCTGGAGAGCTACGTCGCCGGGCGCTGGTTCAGGTCGGCGGACGACGGGGAGCCCCTGCTCGACGCGGCCACCGGCGACGAGGTCGCCCGCATCTCCGCCCGAGGCCTCGACTACGCCGCGCTGGTGCACCACGCACGCACGGTCGGTGGCCCGGCGGTGCGGGCTCTCACCTTTCACCAGCGGGCCAAGCTGCTCAAGGCGCTGGCGCTGCACCTGGGCGAGCACAAGCCGGAGCTCTACGA is from Kineosporia corallincola and encodes:
- the paaC gene encoding 1,2-phenylacetyl-CoA epoxidase subunit PaaC; this translates as MDDVQGLGADSSQWAFGTDFEDPLAGVDTTVPDGVDAGELALYCLGLADDALILSQRLAEWCSRAPEMEDDVALANLALDLLGQARLLLARAAAAAPELVPRLPAGSPVPPEDALAFFREAHEFRNVRLAEVANGDFAHVVVRLLLFSVARLELLDRLRGSRDQVLAAVAARGVKEISYHRDWAGRWFVVLARGTDTSRRRLLAALGELWLHQPELVASHPVEVALPGVAVDRSSCAEAADAVLNQVFVAAGVEHPVGKGIRGPGGRDGMHTEDLGRLLAEMQVVARAHPKGRW
- the paaE gene encoding 1,2-phenylacetyl-CoA epoxidase subunit PaaE; translation: MTLLVPESTRAGFHRLRVRAVDRLCDDATAITFDVPPGLRRVYAFRAGQSLTLRRVVDGVEHRRSYSICAPVGRPPRIGVREIPDGLFSTWLVRQVRPGDEIEVSAPAGAWRADPRGGERHLCIAAGSGITPVLSVASTVLENEKSQVSVLYGNRSSHSVMFAEELGDLKNRYGPRFQLVHVLSREPREVELFSGRLDAGRVRRLLTALVPVETFDQVWLCGPLRLVEDARAVLAELGVPDGRIHAELFHVDAPPPPPLRRSGAAGVLDATTEPTTELTTVLDGLATTATVSRETTILDGAQTGRAGMPFACRGGVCGTCRARVRGGEVDMRRNYALEPAEVAAGFVLTCQTYPLSGSVTVDYDA
- the paaB gene encoding 1,2-phenylacetyl-CoA epoxidase subunit PaaB, translated to MTDRREWPLYEVFVRGKRGLNHVHVGSLHAADDTMALRNARDVYTRRNEGVSLWVVRADAITASSPDEKDSLFAPSGDKVYRHPTFYAVPDGVPHL
- a CDS encoding thiolase family protein, coding for MTEAFVVAGVRTPIGRHAGALSGVRPDDLAALVVREAVARSGVDPATVDEVILGAANQAGEDNRNVARICALLAGLPESVPGFTVNRLCASGLTAVSTARAMIAAGDAEVVVAGGVESMTRAPWVMEKPARAFGRPGRVFDTSIGWRFTNPRFDAATTVGMPQTAENVAREWHLDRDELDAFALRSHERALAAIKDGLFAGEIVGVPVDDGVVEVDEGPRADTSAQRLARLRPVTGPDGVITAGNSSSLNDGAAAVVVVSEQVLRRHGLIPLARLVASASAGVPPRIMGIGPVPATHKALERVGWGVDDLDAVELNEAFAAQSLACIGDLGLDPDTVNSSGGAIALGHPLGASGARILVTLLGRMGRIGARRGLATMCVGVGQGSALLVERS
- the paaD gene encoding 1,2-phenylacetyl-CoA epoxidase subunit PaaD; this translates as MVSRAVRLALAREVAAGVTDPEMPMLTLEDLGVLRSVDLEGSLEAERAGEPETVVARITPTYLGCPAMATMRDDLVHRLNDAGFARVEVRVVLDPPWSSDWISARGRRALAAHGLSAPGAVRRAPVLTLGPTRRHLTCPRCGSRNTALTAEFGATACTALYRCDDCLEPFEHVKEI
- the paaA gene encoding 1,2-phenylacetyl-CoA epoxidase subunit PaaA, with product MTTTSAQDGLRDHFDAVIARHDRIEPRDWMPEAYRSTLVRQIAQHAHSEIIGMQPEGNWIGRAPSLRRKAILLAKVQDEAGHGLYLYSAAETLGVSRDELVRHLLTGRQKYSSVFNYPTLSYADVGTIGWLVDGAAICNQVPLCRTSYGPYGRAMIRICKEESFHQRQGYELLTTMMAGTPEQREMVQESVNRFWWPSLMMFGPPDVSSPNSERSMAWGIKRTSNDELRQRFVDMTVPQAAVLGVTLPDPELRWNEGRGHHDFGEPDWDELSAVIRGEGPCNAQRLAHRRRAHQEGAWVREAASAFAAHEGPEHD